Proteins encoded by one window of Nocardia goodfellowii:
- a CDS encoding GMC oxidoreductase, producing the protein MSQECDFDVIVVGSGFGGSVTALRLTEKGYRVGVLEAGRHFADSDFAKTNWDLRRYLWAPRLGCYGIQRIHRLRDCFILAGAGVGGGSLNYANTLYKPGPAFFGDPQWAGITDWDAELSPYYEQARKMLGVVQNPHMTPADEIIAAVAEDMGVGDTFVPTPVGVYFGTPGKTVADPYFGGVGPERTGCIECGECMTGCRHGAKNTLVKNYLGLAQAGGAQVRAMTTVTAVRPRPDGDWDVETRRTDARIRRRRTTLRAGHVVLAAGTWGTQHLLFDMRDKGVLPDLSPRLGVLTRTNSEAILGVGRTAIDPALDITKGVAITSSFHPAPDTHVEPVRYGKGSNAMGLLQTYLIDGGHRIPQWLRVFPLALAHPIRTVRLLRTKQWSERTLILLVMQSLDNSITTYTRRGLFGRRFTSKQGYGQPNPTWIPTGHEATRRVAEKIDATPGSTWPDLFNVPMTAHFIGGCVIADDPSQGVIDPYHRVHGYPSLSVVDGSAISANLGVNPSLTITAQAERAAALWPNKGSADPRPAMGSPYRPVAPVPPEHPVVPAHAPIALGLPIVLGDNAERTADVEAV; encoded by the coding sequence ATGTCCCAGGAGTGCGATTTCGACGTCATCGTCGTGGGTTCCGGCTTCGGCGGTAGCGTGACAGCGCTGCGGCTCACCGAAAAGGGTTATCGAGTAGGAGTTCTCGAAGCGGGCCGGCACTTCGCCGACAGCGATTTCGCGAAAACCAACTGGGATCTGCGCCGGTATCTGTGGGCGCCGCGGCTGGGTTGCTATGGCATACAGCGGATTCACCGGCTGCGCGACTGCTTCATCCTGGCCGGGGCCGGTGTCGGCGGCGGTTCGCTGAACTACGCCAACACGCTGTACAAGCCAGGGCCCGCCTTCTTCGGCGATCCGCAGTGGGCGGGCATCACCGACTGGGACGCCGAGCTCAGTCCGTATTACGAGCAGGCGCGAAAGATGCTGGGCGTGGTCCAGAATCCGCATATGACACCCGCCGACGAGATCATCGCGGCGGTAGCCGAGGACATGGGCGTCGGTGACACCTTCGTGCCGACCCCGGTCGGGGTGTACTTCGGTACACCCGGAAAGACCGTGGCCGACCCCTATTTCGGCGGGGTCGGACCGGAGCGGACCGGGTGTATCGAGTGCGGCGAATGCATGACCGGGTGCCGCCACGGCGCCAAGAACACGCTCGTGAAGAACTACCTCGGGCTGGCACAGGCCGGCGGCGCGCAGGTGCGGGCGATGACCACGGTGACGGCCGTCCGGCCCCGCCCGGACGGCGACTGGGATGTCGAGACCCGGCGCACCGATGCTCGAATCCGGCGGCGGCGCACCACTTTGCGGGCCGGGCACGTCGTGCTGGCCGCGGGCACCTGGGGCACCCAGCACCTGCTGTTCGACATGCGCGACAAAGGCGTCCTGCCCGACCTCTCGCCCCGGCTCGGCGTCCTGACCCGCACCAACTCCGAAGCGATCCTCGGTGTGGGCCGCACCGCCATCGACCCGGCCCTGGACATCACCAAGGGCGTCGCCATCACCTCGTCGTTCCATCCCGCACCCGACACCCATGTCGAGCCGGTCCGCTACGGCAAGGGCTCCAATGCCATGGGCCTGCTGCAAACCTATCTGATCGACGGCGGCCACCGGATCCCGCAGTGGCTCAGGGTTTTTCCGCTGGCCCTGGCGCATCCGATCCGCACCGTCCGGCTGTTGCGTACCAAGCAGTGGAGCGAACGCACGCTGATCCTGCTGGTCATGCAGAGCCTGGACAACTCGATCACCACCTACACCCGCCGCGGCCTGTTCGGGCGGCGCTTCACCAGCAAACAGGGCTACGGCCAACCCAATCCGACCTGGATACCCACCGGGCACGAAGCCACCCGCCGCGTCGCCGAGAAGATCGACGCGACACCGGGCAGCACCTGGCCCGATTTGTTCAATGTCCCAATGACCGCCCATTTCATCGGCGGGTGTGTTATCGCCGATGATCCGTCCCAGGGCGTCATCGACCCGTACCACCGCGTGCACGGCTATCCGTCGTTGAGTGTCGTCGACGGTTCCGCGATCTCGGCCAACCTCGGGGTCAACCCCTCGCTGACCATCACCGCCCAGGCCGAGCGCGCCGCCGCGCTGTGGCCGAACAAAGGCAGCGCCGACCCGCGACCCGCTATGGGCAGTCCCTACCGGCCGGTCGCGCCGGTCCCGCCGGAGCATCCGGTGGTCCCGGCCCACGCCCCGATCGCGCTGGGACTGCCGATTGTCCTGGGGGACAACGCCGAACGGACCGCGGACGTGGAGGCGGTGTAA